A DNA window from Niabella yanshanensis contains the following coding sequences:
- a CDS encoding DUF4292 domain-containing protein — protein MKQLVLIIAVAALASCGASKKAAKTPSVDTSQPPPVATVENEGPSVVLSRLNKIDFKTFSGKVDVDFDDGKGNGKSVSAKLVIKKDEAIWMSAGLLGFEGVRALITKDSVKILNKLQKEYIASSLSYIQEKIGLPVDFATLQDLLIGNAIFVNQDNASLTREGSGYVITTQDENFKNLLTVLLPGYLPAASKLSDVDAAKNRSAELAYNNYKQVAGRNFSTSRDIRVNYKSNITIKLNFQSHDFDGEVAVPFSVPSGYKTKQ, from the coding sequence ATGAAACAATTAGTATTAATTATAGCTGTAGCTGCACTAGCATCATGCGGTGCAAGTAAAAAAGCCGCAAAAACACCTTCGGTGGATACAAGCCAGCCACCACCGGTAGCTACGGTGGAAAATGAAGGTCCGTCTGTTGTACTTTCCAGGCTCAATAAAATTGACTTTAAAACTTTTTCGGGCAAGGTTGATGTGGATTTTGATGATGGAAAAGGCAATGGTAAAAGCGTAAGCGCCAAGCTGGTGATTAAGAAAGATGAAGCGATCTGGATGTCGGCTGGTTTGTTAGGCTTTGAGGGAGTAAGGGCCTTGATCACCAAAGATTCGGTAAAGATCCTCAATAAATTACAGAAAGAGTATATAGCTTCCAGCCTTTCTTATATCCAGGAAAAAATAGGATTGCCCGTTGATTTTGCAACTTTGCAGGATCTGTTGATTGGTAATGCCATTTTTGTAAATCAGGATAATGCATCTCTCACCAGAGAGGGGAGCGGTTATGTAATAACTACCCAGGATGAGAACTTTAAAAACCTGCTCACCGTACTGTTACCAGGCTATTTGCCTGCTGCGAGTAAGTTGAGCGATGTAGATGCTGCTAAAAACAGGAGCGCCGAATTAGCTTACAATAATTATAAGCAGGTAGCAGGTAGAAATTTCTCCACTTCGAGGGACATTCGGGTTAATTATAAGAGCAATATCACCATAAAATTAAATTTCCAATCTCACGATTTTGACGGAGAAGTAGCAGTGCCTTTTTCGGTACCCTCAGGTTATAAAACAAAGCAATAA